In a genomic window of Orcinus orca chromosome 12, mOrcOrc1.1, whole genome shotgun sequence:
- the HTR1B gene encoding 5-hydroxytryptamine receptor 1B: protein MPESCAWRDMEEAGAQCAPPLSVSSQTGLSQANVSAAPSHNCSAESYIYQDSIALPWKVVLVVLLALFTLATTLSNAFVIATVYRTRKLHTPANYLIASLAVTDLLVSILVMPVSTMYTVTGRWTLGQVVCDFWLSSDITCCTASILHLCVIALDRYWAITDAVEYSAKRTPKRAAVMIALVWVFSISISLPPFFWRQAKAEEEVSNCVVNTDHILYTVYSTVGAFYFPTLLLIALYGRIYVEARSRILKQTPNRTGKRLTRAQLVTDSPGSTSSVTSINSRAADLPSESGSPVHVNQVKVRVSDALLEKKKLMAARERKATKTLGIILGAFIVCWLPFFIISLVMPICKDACWFHLAIFDFFTWLGYVNSLINPIIYTMSNEDFKQALHKLIRFKCTS, encoded by the coding sequence ATGCCCGAGAGCTGCGCTTGGAGAGACATGGAGGAAGCGGGCGCTCAGTGTGCCCCGCCGCTGTCCGTGAGCTCCCAGACGGGGCTTTCGCAAGCCAACGTCTCTGCTGCTCCCTCCCACAACTGCAGCGCCGAGAGCTACATTTACCAGGACTCCATAGCCCTGCCCTGGAAAGTAGTACTGGTCGTGCTGCTGGCGCTCTTCACCTTGGCCACCACGCTCTCCAATGCGTTTGTGATCGCCACTGTGTACCGGACGCGGAAGCTGCATACCCCCGCCAACTACCTGATCGCCTCCCTGGCGGTCACCGACCTGCTGGTATCCATCCTGGTCATGCCCGTCAGCACCATGTACACGGTCACGGGACGCTGGACGCTGGGCCAGGTGGTGTGTGACTTCTGGCTGTCATCGGACATCACCTGTTGCACTGCTTCCATCTTGCACCTCTGTGTCATCGCCCTGGACCGCTACTGGGCGATCACGGACGCCGTGGAGTACTCGGCTAAAAGGACTCCCAAGAGGGCGGCGGTCATGATCGCGCTCGTGTGGgtcttctccatctccatctcgcTGCCGCCCTTCTTCTGGCGTCAGGCCAAAGCCGAGGAGGAGGTGTCGAACTGCGTGGTGAACACAGATCACATCCTCTACACTGTCTACTCCACGGTGGGCGCTTTCTACTTCCCCACCCTGCTGCTTATCGCCCTCTATGGCCGCATCTACGTGGAAGCCCGCTCCCGGATTTTGAAACAGACGCCCAACAGAACCGGCAAGCGTCTGACCCGAGCCCAGCTGGTTACTGACTCGCCCGGGTCCACGTCTTCCGTCACCTCCATTAATTCGCGGGCTGCAGACTTACCCAGCGAATCGGGGTCTCCTGTGCACGTGAACCAAGTCAAAGTGCGAGTCTCCGACGCCCTGCTGGAGAAGAAGAAACTCATGGCCGCTAGGGAGCGCAAAGCCACCAAGACCCTGGGAATCATTTTGGGAGCGTTCATCGTGTGTTGGCTGCCCTTCTTCATCATCTCCCTGGTGATGCCTATCTGCAAGGATGCCTGCTGGTTCCACCTGGCCATCTTTGACTTCTTCACGTGGCTGGGCTATGTCAACTCCCTCATCAACCCCATCATCTATACCATGTCCAACGAGGACTTCAAACAAGCGCTCCATAAACTGATACGCTTTAAGTGCACAAGCTGA